Within Roseibium sp. HPY-6, the genomic segment GGATGTGAACAGGATGGCAATGAAGGTGAAGAGCGGAACCGGCGTGACGCCAATGACCGGCATGTCCCACCACTTGAAAACGCAAAACACCACCAGCCCAAGCGCTAACAGAATACCGAATGAAATGATGATTGTGAGAATTGCGTCCATCATGCCCCCCCAACGAGCTCTCCAAGTGCGTTGATGCGCTTGCGTTTTTTTGAATTCAACTCGCGCAACTGTGCAAAAATTAGACATGATGTACAAGGCATCATCTTCAATGTCTGTTCTGATCGCGCACACGATTGTGTGCAATCAGACATGTAAGCGCTACCAAGCCGGCAAAGCGGATATGGGGCTTTCGGCAATCGATGGCTACGCGCTTCCGGATATGAAAATCACGCCGTCGCTTCCGCTTGGTGTGCCCCGGGACCGCAGGCACCTGCCGCACAATCGCGAACAGACAAGGCCCACTCGCCTCGCGGGTGGTGAAAGTTACAAGGCATGGAAGCGTCGGTTCGTGAGCGGGTGAATTCCTCAGGTTTCACGCCTGCTGCAGAAACCGCTGCAGCTTTTCCCGTTCAGGATAGTCGGTCAGAAAGTCGCCGGAGTTGATCCGGTATACCTGATCTTTCGTCTTGACGGTTCCGTCGCTCCTGAATTCGGCCGCACAAAGAAACGGAAGGCCCGGCTTCTTGAGATCCCATTGCAAAAACCCGCCTCCCATCGGGTACTGCGCCGCTGCACTCATCCCGCCGTCGTGACGCGTTGTCGGCAATATTTTCACCAGCCGGTCCGGGCCGTTTAACGCAACATGTCTCAGCCCGGCCTCTTGCATGTTCCGGTATCCATGCGCGCCACGTTCTTGCAGGATGGAGCCATGCACAGAGCCCCGAAGATCCTCCTGGGCCTGTGTTTCACCCGGCAGACCGAACCTGCCGCCGGATCGCAGGGTCGTCCCGTGCAGTTCGAAATCATCCGGCTGCGGCATTCTTTTCAGGAGCAAGAGCGTGTAGCCTTGCGACAGTCTTCCTGCGTGATAGCCAATATTAATCTCCGTCTGGCGAAAATCTGCCAGGATCACTGCCTTCAGCTGGGTCACATTGCCCGAAATGGTCGGCATGATGTCGCCGATTGGTAATGACACTTTGGAACTCCAGGGTGCAAATTTTGAAAACGCGCGTAAAAATATTAATGAGAGCGTACTCTAGTCTCGACGTTCTCGCTTCTCAAGCATTGTGACCATGGTCTCTTGAAATGCCGCAAGAGACGTTTTTGCGCACCCATCCATAGACAAAAAAATCCTCGCCATTCCTGCCATAGGCGCGCAGCAGCCCTTCCCGTTCACCGCCAAGTGCCTCAATCCAGCCATGCGCAATGTCGTGTTCGCGGAAGCTGATCACCTGCAGCCGCCGGCAGTCCCGCTCAATAATCGGCCGTATGCTCGACAGATGCCGGGTGATAAGCGGCACGCAGCGCTTGAACCGGTCCGTTCCGAAAGCCCAGGCCTGCCAATGATCCGGGTCGAAGGCTGATGCGTGGCTGAAACCGTAGGCGGCTGCCGGCTGCCCGTCATACCAGACCGACCAGACCATACCGGTAACAGCCGTCTCAAGCGCGCAAACGCCAAGCGCGCGCGTATCCCAGTCTTTCCAGAGGCAGGCAATCTCGCGGCGGTCTTCATCGCGCATATAGGCGGCAATAAAGCTCGCATCGCGGATGGTTAGGTCCTTGATCAGAAGCCGTCGAGCGGGTCGGACAGAGGCGCACTTTCCGTCCGCTGTTCTTTCCTTAGAACCTTTTTGAGGTCCGCTTTGTCTTTCCATCCAAGTGCCTCGACAATTGCGTCCGCCTCGTCTGGAGACGATCCGAGACGGTCCTTGATCTCTTCCTTGCTTTCGATGAGGATCCGGCCACCCTTCAGCTTCCAGCGATGGGCCGTCAACTGTGCTTTCACGGTCGAAGACCGCCTGATCGCAAGGCCCAGCCCGCTCTTGGGGTGCAGTGCCTCTCGCAAGCGCCAGTAGAGTTGAGCGCGCAGGTTATAGAACGGGATCCGACTGTCTTTTGCGTATTCACCTGATTGCGCTGAAAACACGCATTTTTCGACCGGTAGACTGTTTTCCCGAGTTAGAAATCCGACCGTATCGCCGCCCCAGCCGCCGGTACAGTCGACCACGATCAGCGCATTGTCGCGCCGTTCGCGAACGATCAGAGCCCCGACATCAGCGCCATCCCGCGTGTCTGTGCCTTTCCGGATAATGCTCTCTTCAAAGCGCCGTCCATGAAGCGGCTGCAGCACGGTCTTGTCTTTGCCGCCCTGGGCGACATCGACCGCCAGAACATCCATGGGTGTGTCCGCATCAACACCCGCATCATAGCGCTGGAAGGCAAGTTCCAGCCATTCCGAGGGGATCACCTGCCAGTCATGATCCTGGCGCGCGGACTGAAAGTCTCCTGTCCTGAGCGCTGTGCGCATCGGTTCCGGCATCTGGTCGAGCTGTGCGTCATAGGCCGCGCCGAGAAAGCGATTGTCCTGCCGCTTGGCCGGAATAAAGGTCCGGCTCTTCGGTGTTCTGAGTTCGCCGTCCACCGCCACTGGCTCCGGGCCGTCCACCCAGACCGTGCGCACCGTATCGCCGTCATCGATGAAAACAGCCCACAGCAGTTCGCCCGGCTGAACAGTGCCATATTTCGGATGGAGCGGGTCAAGCCACGGCGCGAACCACTCGATCAGGAAATCGCCTTGCCCGCCGAGCGGCGGGTTGGTCGCGATCAATCCGCGGCAGCGCTGGCCTGTCCGGGTCGTCCTCAGCCAGCCGAGCACAAACAGGATCTTGCGCGGATCCATCTGAGCGCCCTCGTCAAACGCCTTCAGATCATGGTCCCGCCCCTGCCAGTCTTCTTCAGAACCCGGCAGTCCCAGATGCCCGAACTCGATCATGCGCTCGTCTGGCCCGACCCACCGCGGCGGTGTCCCGCTCACCTTGCCGAGACCCGCTTCGCGCATCAGGCTGTTCATGCGCTCAATCAGGCCCTTGAGCGATTTCAGCGACTGCCGGAAGATCGCTGTCTTATGGTGGGCAAACAGCGCGAGCCCGGCAATCAGATCCGTCTTGCCCCCGCCTGCCGCCCCTCCGTAAAGCGTCAGGTCAGCTTCGGAAAAATACCCTTCGGTCTGCGGACCCGGTTGAGGTTGCCACACCTCGAACTGCCTCAAAACACCAGCTTCATCCAATTGCCTTTGCAGTAACACCCTGTCGGGCGGCTCAAGATCGTCGATGTGGTCGATGAGCTTATGAAGAGCTGTCGTCATGTCCCTTGCTGTCCTCACGCGTCAGGAGTGCTAATACGCCGAGTGCGATTTCCGCCGTGCTGCGCGGCTTCAACTGTTCAAGCCGCGCGGCCTCTTCCGGACTTGCCAGCACGTTCCAGGTGTCGACCTCGGTCCGGTCGCGCCAGCCCGCCCGGTTTTTCATATTGAAAGCCCAGGCACTGGCGTTGAACTTGGCAAGGTCTCCGCGCACGCCTTCCTTGCCGATCTTTTCCCACTCCAGCAAACCCCGCCGTGTCGCCTCTTCCAGTTTTTCGCGCGGAAAATCTTCAGGAAACTGTTCGGCGTAGTAGCGGATCGTCTTGCGGTCCGCGTCCGGAAAACTCTCGACCGAAAAGCCTGCGCCAATGTGTGCACAAAAGGCATCGCACGCCAGACGCCGCAAAGCTGACGTCTGCCATTTCAATGGAGGAGCTGCCTCGCTCGACGCTTCTGTCTCGGGCTTTGCTGATTTTTCTTTCTCGGTGCGCATGGCATCCTCCTGTGATGATCGGATTTTGAAGAACTTGCCGCCTGTGGGAGCTCCAAGAGTGCGGCTCGCATTCCGCCGCGGCTGTCATGAGGGCCACCGACCATGAACATGCTCACACGCCTCTACGTGTCCGGCCTCGGCTTATTGACGATGACATGCGCAATCCTGCCAGCCGAGGCGTTTTCCCTCACCGGAACCTACAAGGGCGTCGTTGCCTGCAACAGCACGACCGCCGGCAAGGCCTCAAGCCGGGGCTGGAACATCGAATTGCTGATTGTTCAGGATGGCAAGAACCTGCGCGTCGACTAAAAAAATGTCGACACGGCTGAACTCGGCAACGAATACACGCTTTACAGCGGCAAGGCGACGACAAGCGCAGACGGCTCGGTTGTCAGTGCCTATTTCAAATCATGCAGCGCCAGTTTTCCGTCTGATAAGCTCGCCCGGATGGCTCCGACATCAACGGCGGAAACACCGTTCAATTTCGCCGCCGACAGCATCTGGGTCTCCGATCAGGTCCCGAACCTGCCCGGTCTGACAGTTCAAAGCTGTCGCTGGACACTCACCAGAAACTCCACCTAAACGCCGAGCGTTCGGGCCTGCCCGAAGAACTGACAGAGCCTGCAAACGAACGCTAGGCACTCTGAATTTACCGGTTGTGATAAACGGTGGTTGGCGAGTTCACCGCCTGACTAAAGGGTACCGGTAATGGGTCCCGGTTTTCGAGAGGGCACGGTCAAATCCCGCTCATTAAAGAGCGTTTCCGGCGATACTGGCCGCCCTTGATGCCCCGTGGCAGGTGTAAGGTTGTCTTTTGTCTGATCCGGTTTCGGTTCAGGCCGCGGACCCGGGATCTTGCCCGTGGGAACTCATGCGGAACGGCTTGACCTTTTTTGAGTTCTCGGGTTGCCAGGGTAAGAAGCAATGCAACCATAAAATCAAACAAAACTTGATAAGCCAATCTGTACTATCAGTCTTTTCGTTTCACAATTAATCAAAGATCAGCAAAGACAATGGCAACACCGTACATAAATACTAAAGCAAGCATCGCCGTTGACGCGCATCTGTATATTCGGATCCGAACGCCGAACTTAACAACAAAAACCCTTATCGATTGGAAAATACTTGTCACCGCATCCAATACAAAAATTGTAAGTAAAAAAAGAAAATGAGTTTCTGTTCTTTCGGGTAAATATTCAGGAAAAGTAAAAGAAGCAAACGGCGCACCAAAAAAATAAATTGAAGAAGAACAAATCGCCAAAAACGAAATAAGATTTAAGACTGTCTTTTTATCTTTCCAATAGACGAAAATATTGAGATACAACCGAACTGCCAAAGGGATTGCTGACACCAAGAATTCCAAAAACAATCACTTATCTCCTCGAGACGAAGATATGGTAGGCAAAACCAGTTTTCACAACCATAATGTTCACTATATGTTCCGATTGTCAAGCGCCCGTTCAATCAGGCGTAGCAAGGCCACACGTGCCACTTAAACAGGATTGTGCCAGAGAACGAATTGAAAGCCCACTGCTGGCTGGCTTTGTCCAAACAACCCGTTCTGGTGAATTCCAGCCCAAAATAGTTCCAGTCCGCAAACACCCAAGTGCGTGTGCTTACACCAGAACAGGAACACATTTTACGTCCCTTCGACCTATGACACACACATCAATGTTAAACATGCACACAGTCTTTAGGGTCTGAGATTTGCCTGTCAGAAAGCCTAATGCCAAGCACAACGAATGATGAAAAGTTCGCGGTGGACCTGGTTTCAAATGAACCCGCGTATTGGTGCATGGCGTGCGGATCATATGAGGTGCAGACAGATCGTCTGAGCAAGAGCGCACTTTTCCAAAGTACCGTTATGACGCTTGTTCTAGTCCCGTTTTGACGAAGCGTCCATCTCAAGGTGTTGTCTTAAGTGTGCTTTCAGACCAAACAGCCGGAAAAGCAATTTCGAAACAGGACATTAGCTCATCTATTGCGTTAAGCGCGCAGAAGGTGTTTTTTTTTCAAACTCTCCAGCCAAGCAGCCGTTTTTCCAGGAGGCCGATCAGGGCGCTGACAAGAACTCCCAGCAAAGACAGGATCACCACACCTGCAAACAAACGCTCCAGATCGTATAGCGACCCTGCTTCCAGAATATAGGCGCCGATGCCGTACTCCGCGCCCAGCATTTCCGCGGCAACGAGAAGAATAATCGCAATCGCGAGGCTTATGCGCAGTCCCGAGAGGATACCCGGCATCGCGCCGGGCAACACGATCTTGCGCACGATCGAGAACCAGGAAAGCCCGAAGCTCTGTCCCATGCGGATCAGCGAACGGTCGACATTGTCCACCGCGCCATAGGTTGCAACGACGGTCGGAGTGAACGTACCGAAGGCGATCAGCGCATATTTGGAGCCCTCGTCGATCCCGAACCAGATCACGAATAGCGGGAGAAGCGCGATCTTGGGGATCGGAAAAATAGCTGCGACCAGTGGCACAAGTCCTGCCCTGACGTAAGAAAACAAACCTATCAGCACACCTATTCCGATCCCTGCACTTGCCCCAAGCGCCGCTCCGATCACCAGACGGGTCAAGGAAGGTTGCAGATGCTTGAAGAGGAGGCCGCTTTCCCAAAGCTGAACGAATGTCGCCAGCACATCACTCGGTTTGGGCAGCGTCAGGGCAGAAATCCAACCGCTCTCCGTCCCCCATTGAACCAGAGCGATCAGGACGACGAACACCACCACACCGACCCAGCGCAAGGATCTTGGCGCAAAGCCGCCACCGCGAAACCGGACTTCGATCGGCCCTTCGCCATTGCGTTTGTTTCCAGCGCCCGTATCAGCCATCGATCAGCTCCTCGTCAGCCGCACGTGCTTCCTCGCGCATGAGCTCCCAAAGAAGATCGTGTTTGCGTTGGCAGACCGGATCGCCAGCCCGGCGCTCGCCGATCG encodes:
- a CDS encoding ABC transporter permease encodes the protein MADTGAGNKRNGEGPIEVRFRGGGFAPRSLRWVGVVVFVVLIALVQWGTESGWISALTLPKPSDVLATFVQLWESGLLFKHLQPSLTRLVIGAALGASAGIGIGVLIGLFSYVRAGLVPLVAAIFPIPKIALLPLFVIWFGIDEGSKYALIAFGTFTPTVVATYGAVDNVDRSLIRMGQSFGLSWFSIVRKIVLPGAMPGILSGLRISLAIAIILLVAAEMLGAEYGIGAYILEAGSLYDLERLFAGVVILSLLGVLVSALIGLLEKRLLGWRV